From Desulfatiglans sp., a single genomic window includes:
- a CDS encoding glycoside hydrolase, which translates to MPAKRGQKRRVTFSISAPGAKDVCLAGSFNNWSTGKHHMKSNGDGLWTKTVIIPPGTYEYKYLVGGEWRHDPNNQNVAYNEHGTLNSVIDVK; encoded by the coding sequence ATGCCTGCAAAGAGAGGACAAAAAAGAAGGGTTACATTTTCCATTTCCGCCCCTGGGGCAAAGGATGTATGCCTTGCGGGATCATTCAATAACTGGAGTACAGGTAAACATCACATGAAATCAAACGGTGATGGTTTATGGACAAAGACAGTGATCATACCGCCTGGTACATATGAGTATAAATACCTTGTGGGCGGGGAATGGCGACATGATCCTAATAATCAGAATGTGGCATATAACGAGCATGGCACATTGAACAGCGTTATAGATGTAAAATAA
- a CDS encoding calcium/sodium antiporter, with protein sequence MLVYFLFVAGFVILIKGADILVDGSSSLARRFNISDLVIGLTVVAFGTSAPELFVNIIASLNGNTGIAIGNVIGSNIANIMLILGASSLLYPIRVTRGTVWKEIPFSLLSVIALGVMVNTQLIDNKGQNALERSDGLLLLLFFIIFIYYTFSIASKMDDVSGKISVTEYPLLRSGFMIILGFICLTVGGKWIVDGAVHIAAGFGMSESLIGLTIVAFGTSLPELATSVAAAYKKNMDIAVGNVVGSNIFNILFVLGISSLIKPLPFTGSSNVDIAVVIFASLLLFFCMFTGKRHTLDRWQGALFLFFYIIYIAFLIYAG encoded by the coding sequence ATGCTGGTTTATTTTCTTTTTGTTGCAGGGTTTGTAATTTTAATCAAGGGTGCGGATATCCTGGTTGACGGTTCATCATCCCTTGCCAGGCGCTTTAATATCTCTGATCTGGTGATTGGGCTCACTGTTGTTGCCTTTGGAACCTCAGCTCCTGAACTGTTTGTAAATATCATTGCCAGCCTCAATGGAAATACCGGGATTGCTATCGGTAATGTTATTGGCAGCAACATAGCAAATATTATGCTTATACTCGGTGCATCATCCCTGCTTTATCCGATCAGGGTTACCAGGGGTACTGTATGGAAGGAGATCCCATTCAGCCTGCTTTCTGTGATTGCCCTTGGTGTAATGGTAAATACGCAGCTTATTGACAATAAAGGGCAAAACGCACTGGAGCGGTCTGATGGCCTGCTGCTCCTCCTTTTCTTCATAATTTTTATCTATTATACCTTTTCTATTGCGAGTAAAATGGATGATGTAAGCGGAAAGATCTCTGTTACCGAATACCCGCTTTTACGCTCCGGTTTTATGATCATCCTTGGATTCATATGCCTTACTGTTGGCGGAAAATGGATAGTAGACGGCGCTGTGCATATTGCAGCAGGTTTTGGCATGAGCGAGAGCCTTATAGGGTTGACAATCGTTGCATTTGGCACATCCCTTCCTGAACTTGCAACATCAGTGGCTGCTGCATATAAAAAGAATATGGATATTGCTGTAGGTAATGTTGTTGGATCAAATATCTTCAATATTCTTTTTGTTCTAGGGATAAGTTCCCTTATAAAACCACTTCCCTTTACCGGGTCAAGCAATGTTGATATTGCGGTTGTGATCTTTGCCAGTCTCCTGCTCTTTTTTTGCATGTTTACAGGCAAAAGACACACCCTTGACAGGTGGCAGGGGGCCTTATTCCTGTTTTTTTATATTATCTATATTGCCTTTCTTATATATGCAGGATAA
- a CDS encoding DUF481 domain-containing protein, protein MKSLFVFVFFTLLTISLLHVSPLIADEIHIKNGDRISGNIISMSNSQVIIKTSYAGEITVKWSEIGSFTTDQKLAVMMKNGIEYTGNLQEAGEGRIKLSSEGRREIPSLSIEDIKAIRTSVEPKIKIKARANAGFTYIRGNTNKDQRYFDGELSARTIDHRYTAGGKLNRTKDSGTRTENNALGYIKYDYFLSERLFVYANGQFEKDRFRDLNLRSVYGLGSGYQFLETPQENLYIEAGINYVTEDYMSVPDEDYTSGRWALNYDRFIINKTLQFFHFHEGFGSFERADDMFIKSRTGIRIPILKNLKASLQYNFDWDNTPSPGRKKSDRALMFTLGYFFAN, encoded by the coding sequence ATGAAGAGCCTTTTTGTATTTGTCTTTTTTACACTCTTAACCATCAGCCTGTTACATGTAAGCCCGTTAATTGCGGATGAGATCCATATCAAAAACGGTGATCGTATTTCTGGAAACATCATCAGTATGAGTAATAGTCAGGTCATAATAAAAACATCCTACGCCGGCGAAATCACTGTAAAATGGTCTGAAATAGGAAGCTTCACAACCGATCAGAAGTTAGCGGTTATGATGAAAAATGGTATTGAATATACCGGAAACCTGCAGGAGGCAGGAGAGGGCCGGATAAAGCTCAGCTCTGAGGGCAGGCGTGAAATCCCCTCATTATCCATAGAGGATATAAAGGCAATAAGGACATCTGTTGAGCCAAAAATAAAGATAAAGGCCAGGGCAAATGCCGGGTTTACCTACATCAGGGGGAATACAAATAAGGATCAAAGGTACTTTGACGGTGAACTTTCCGCAAGGACCATAGACCACAGGTATACGGCAGGAGGCAAGCTTAACAGGACAAAAGACAGCGGTACAAGGACTGAAAACAATGCCCTGGGTTACATCAAGTACGACTATTTCCTTTCAGAAAGGCTCTTTGTCTATGCCAATGGACAGTTTGAAAAGGACAGGTTCAGGGACCTTAACCTTCGGTCAGTATACGGTCTTGGCTCCGGTTATCAGTTTCTTGAAACGCCCCAGGAAAACCTCTATATTGAGGCAGGTATAAACTATGTTACAGAAGACTATATGTCTGTGCCTGATGAGGATTATACTTCAGGAAGATGGGCCTTAAATTATGACAGGTTTATCATAAACAAGACCCTTCAGTTCTTTCATTTTCATGAAGGTTTTGGCAGCTTTGAAAGGGCTGATGATATGTTTATAAAGAGCCGTACAGGTATACGTATCCCAATATTAAAAAATTTAAAAGCATCCCTCCAATATAATTTTGACTGGGACAATACCCCATCACCAGGCAGAAAGAAGTCTGACAGGGCATTGATGTTTACACTTGGCTATTTCTTCGCGAACTAG
- a CDS encoding mechanosensitive ion channel family protein, with translation METILTFQLAGNSIRKILVFFIVILFSLLIGKIAKMLFNRSSEQFDSQGLIVASTTLDALARSSVLLFAAFGIYIGMTFLDLHTKFEHISRVSSGILLTVAIGNFLYWLADIPAIWFSKFARNTDSTLDDMMSPIIRKSLRWTIVILALVQIVQTVSDKPITSIVAGLGIGGLAVALAAQDSIKNFFGSIVLFVDKPFEIGNRVVVDGHDGVVETIGFRSTKIRNLDGHLITIPNGELANKMIRNIGKRPYIKRTANITITYDTPPEKIESALEIIKGLLANHEGMDEAFPPRVSFSEFNADSLNILVIYWYHPPDYWAYMDFSERFNKELFRRFNEEGIDFAFPTQTVYLAGDKARPLTIGVNNNEQKGG, from the coding sequence ATGGAAACTATTCTTACTTTTCAACTGGCAGGAAACAGCATCAGGAAGATACTGGTATTTTTTATTGTTATCCTGTTTTCACTGCTTATTGGCAAAATTGCAAAAATGCTTTTTAACAGATCGAGTGAACAATTCGACTCCCAGGGGCTCATTGTTGCATCAACAACCCTTGATGCCCTGGCAAGAAGTTCTGTCCTGCTGTTTGCTGCCTTCGGCATCTATATCGGGATGACATTCCTGGATTTACACACGAAGTTTGAGCACATATCAAGGGTTAGCAGTGGTATTTTGCTTACTGTTGCAATAGGTAATTTTTTATACTGGCTTGCTGATATACCTGCCATATGGTTCAGCAAGTTTGCCCGGAATACAGATAGTACCCTTGATGATATGATGTCACCCATAATAAGGAAGAGTCTGAGATGGACAATTGTAATCCTTGCACTGGTTCAGATTGTACAGACCGTTAGTGATAAACCAATAACCTCCATTGTTGCAGGTCTTGGTATTGGAGGTCTGGCTGTTGCACTTGCTGCGCAGGATTCGATTAAAAATTTTTTCGGGTCAATAGTTCTGTTTGTTGACAAACCCTTTGAGATCGGTAACCGTGTGGTTGTTGACGGGCATGATGGAGTTGTTGAGACCATAGGGTTTAGGTCCACAAAAATAAGAAACCTTGACGGTCACCTTATTACTATCCCTAATGGTGAACTTGCCAATAAAATGATAAGGAATATAGGTAAGCGGCCATATATAAAAAGAACAGCAAATATTACAATCACATATGATACTCCCCCTGAAAAGATAGAGAGTGCCCTGGAAATAATAAAAGGGCTGCTTGCAAACCATGAAGGTATGGATGAGGCATTTCCCCCAAGGGTATCCTTCAGTGAATTCAATGCAGATTCATTAAATATACTGGTTATATACTGGTACCATCCACCAGACTACTGGGCCTATATGGACTTTAGTGAAAGGTTTAATAAGGAGTTGTTCAGACGTTTTAATGAAGAGGGTATAGATTTTGCCTTCCCGACCCAGACGGTTTACCTCGCAGGGGATAAGGCAAGGCCTTTAACTATAGGTGTCAACAATAATGAACAAAAGGGGGGCTGA
- the corA gene encoding magnesium/cobalt transporter CorA, protein MVPFLKRRVSEKAGLPPGTLIHVGEKRLDSVRISLISYDEEGVEEKELESIDECIQYRDKPGITWLNIDGLHDTEIINRIGQQFNIHPLVLEDILNTEQRPKLDDLEDYLFIVAKMFYLEPDDDKIRFEQISLILWHNFVLSFQEDIGDVFHPVRERIRKDRGRIRKMGPDYLMYTLLDSLVDSYYSVLEKIGEKLEEIEEDLLSYPEHEMLQEIHNMKRELIFLRRTVWPLRDITGRLEKGESYLINETTKIYFRDIYDHTIKVIDTIETCRDIVSGMMDLFLSSVSNRMNEVMKMLTVIATIFIPLTFIAGIYGMNFDYMPELHWRWGYPAILILMAVAGILMFLWFKKKKVI, encoded by the coding sequence ATGGTGCCGTTTCTTAAAAGAAGGGTTTCTGAAAAGGCAGGCCTTCCGCCCGGCACACTGATTCATGTAGGGGAGAAAAGGCTTGATTCTGTCAGGATCAGCCTTATTTCATATGATGAAGAGGGGGTGGAAGAAAAGGAGCTTGAATCCATAGATGAATGCATTCAGTACAGAGATAAACCAGGCATAACATGGTTAAATATAGATGGCCTGCATGATACTGAGATAATAAACAGGATTGGGCAGCAATTTAACATACATCCCCTGGTTCTTGAAGATATCCTCAATACTGAACAGAGACCAAAACTTGATGATCTGGAGGATTACCTGTTTATAGTTGCAAAGATGTTTTACCTTGAACCTGATGATGACAAAATCAGATTTGAGCAGATCAGTCTTATTCTCTGGCACAATTTTGTGCTTTCATTTCAGGAAGATATTGGTGATGTTTTTCATCCTGTCAGGGAAAGAATCAGAAAAGACAGGGGGCGTATCCGGAAAATGGGCCCCGATTATCTGATGTACACACTATTGGATTCACTTGTTGACAGCTATTATTCGGTTCTTGAAAAGATCGGAGAAAAGTTAGAGGAGATTGAGGAGGATCTGTTAAGTTACCCTGAACATGAAATGCTCCAGGAAATCCATAACATGAAACGTGAGCTTATTTTTTTAAGAAGGACTGTATGGCCTTTAAGAGATATTACAGGAAGACTTGAAAAAGGCGAATCATACCTCATTAATGAAACAACAAAGATCTATTTCAGGGATATCTATGACCATACAATTAAGGTAATTGATACTATTGAAACCTGCAGGGATATTGTATCAGGAATGATGGACCTCTTCCTTTCATCAGTAAGCAACCGGATGAACGAGGTCATGAAGATGCTTACAGTGATAGCCACGATATTTATTCCGCTTACATTTATTGCAGGCATCTACGGCATGAATTTTGATTATATGCCGGAGCTGCACTGGCGATGGGGATACCCTGCTATCCTGATATTGATGGCTGTTGCAGGTATACTGATGTTCCTCTGGTTTAAAAAGAAGAAGGTAATTTAA
- a CDS encoding B12-binding domain-containing radical SAM protein produces the protein MHYEGYCIRPPSEAHSILLQVTLGCSHNKCTFCGTFTDKPFRIKDEETILSDIKYASSYMQHQDRLFLMDGDALIIPQKRLMWILDQIKAHLPWVKRVGAYANTKGIKLKSVAELAELRENGLGILYLGVETGDDEVRKKIIKGSTSKECIEMGRKVKEAGIKLSVTVLLGIAGKEKSLEHAKLTGELLSEMDPDYIGALTVMFVPGTPLYDEHEKGEFVLPDELGLLRELREMILHTNITRGLFFSNHASNYLPVRARLPRGKQEAIEQIDIALTGGVRLKPEWMRGL, from the coding sequence ATGCATTATGAGGGTTACTGCATCAGGCCCCCAAGTGAGGCACACAGTATCCTTTTACAGGTCACATTAGGCTGTTCACATAACAAATGCACCTTCTGCGGGACATTTACAGATAAACCCTTCAGGATAAAGGATGAAGAAACCATCCTCTCTGACATCAAATATGCATCAAGTTATATGCAGCATCAGGACAGGCTATTTCTAATGGATGGTGATGCCCTGATTATTCCACAGAAACGGCTTATGTGGATACTTGATCAAATAAAGGCACACCTTCCCTGGGTGAAAAGGGTCGGGGCCTATGCAAACACAAAGGGTATAAAACTTAAGAGCGTGGCAGAGCTGGCAGAACTAAGAGAAAATGGCCTTGGTATATTGTACCTGGGTGTTGAAACAGGCGATGATGAGGTGCGTAAAAAGATCATCAAGGGCTCTACATCAAAAGAGTGCATAGAGATGGGCAGAAAGGTAAAAGAGGCCGGGATAAAGCTCTCTGTTACTGTGCTTCTTGGAATAGCCGGAAAAGAAAAATCCCTTGAACATGCAAAATTAACAGGCGAGCTATTAAGTGAAATGGACCCGGACTATATTGGGGCATTAACAGTAATGTTTGTCCCGGGAACACCTCTTTATGATGAACATGAAAAGGGTGAGTTTGTACTCCCTGATGAACTGGGTCTCCTTAGAGAATTAAGGGAGATGATACTCCATACCAACATCACAAGGGGGCTTTTCTTTTCAAACCATGCATCCAATTACCTCCCTGTAAGGGCAAGGTTACCCAGGGGTAAACAGGAGGCAATAGAGCAGATAGATATTGCACTCACCGGGGGAGTGAGGTTAAAACCTGAATGGATGAGGGGTTTGTGA
- a CDS encoding HAD family hydrolase, with protein sequence MFKAVIFDLDGTLLDTLFDLANSMNNVLVRHRLPVHGVESYKQMIGDGVEFLVKRALPESMVNDETIKRFMDEYRDEYDKNWKNSTRPYDGIIDLIDALSSQGLRLNVLSNKPHDSTLTCVKEMLPYERFDIVLGHMPGENPKPDPHGAIEISDKLGISPDKFLYLGDTSIDMKTAVAAGMYPVGVLWGFRTREELLDNGAKMLLEKPMDLLDILRPDI encoded by the coding sequence ATGTTTAAGGCTGTTATCTTTGATCTTGACGGGACACTGCTTGATACCCTTTTTGATCTTGCAAATTCGATGAACAATGTGCTTGTTAGACACAGGTTACCGGTACATGGGGTTGAGTCATATAAACAGATGATCGGTGACGGGGTTGAATTCCTGGTAAAACGGGCCCTACCTGAGTCTATGGTTAATGATGAAACCATAAAAAGATTTATGGATGAATACCGTGATGAATATGATAAAAACTGGAAAAATAGTACAAGGCCATATGATGGCATTATCGATTTGATTGATGCGCTCTCATCCCAGGGTTTGAGGCTGAATGTGCTATCAAATAAGCCTCATGATTCTACGCTCACATGTGTAAAGGAAATGCTGCCATATGAGAGGTTTGATATTGTGCTGGGCCATATGCCCGGTGAAAACCCCAAGCCTGACCCTCACGGGGCAATAGAGATATCTGATAAACTTGGCATCTCTCCGGATAAGTTCCTATACCTTGGTGACACCAGCATAGACATGAAAACCGCTGTTGCCGCGGGGATGTATCCGGTTGGTGTATTATGGGGGTTCAGGACAAGGGAGGAGCTGCTTGATAATGGGGCAAAAATGCTGCTTGAAAAACCCATGGATTTGCTTGATATTTTGCGTCCTGATATCTGA
- a CDS encoding Fic family protein — protein MPDGRWVTRFVPVSARETPYYVNELCVRFNRLWEEGRIDRLLLIHAFVLDFLCIHPFTDGNG, from the coding sequence TTGCCCGATGGCCGGTGGGTTACCCGATTTGTTCCTGTGTCAGCGCGTGAGACGCCATATTATGTTAACGAACTTTGCGTCCGTTTTAATAGACTCTGGGAGGAAGGTCGCATTGACCGCCTCCTCTTGATTCATGCCTTTGTTCTGGATTTTCTATGCATTCATCCTTTCACAGATGGAAATGGGTGA
- the dinB gene encoding DNA polymerase IV, with product MEKEQRKSKTIIHLDMDAFYPSVEILDNPALKGKPVIVGGNSKRGVVSSASYEARKFGVHSAQPIAQAIKLCPHGIFLPVRMARYKELSGRIFAIFHRFTPLVEPLSIDEAFLDITGTERLLGEPVAVAKRIKKTVFDEICLTVSAGVAPSKFVAKIASDINKPDGLTVVTAEGLTAFLDPLPVSRMWGAGKVTQDKLERYNIKTFKDLRLFPAKTLERIFGKNGVRMQLMASGIDDREVETGHDTKSIGHEETFIDDINDIETAERYLLALSMKTAERMRHTGLKAKVINLKVKYSDFTLVTRALTLDDYTEDGMILYVTVRELLKKTEVGTRPVRLLGVSVSGLKSGDTGGQMLLFSHDEKKEKATNLNRAIDSVNKRFGKKGIIPGRLLSD from the coding sequence ATGGAAAAAGAGCAGAGAAAATCAAAAACAATAATCCATCTTGATATGGATGCATTCTACCCCTCAGTGGAGATACTGGATAACCCTGCCCTTAAAGGAAAGCCTGTTATCGTGGGTGGAAACAGCAAGAGGGGGGTTGTTTCTTCTGCCTCATACGAGGCAAGAAAATTCGGGGTCCATTCTGCACAGCCAATAGCCCAGGCCATAAAGCTCTGCCCTCATGGTATTTTTTTACCGGTAAGGATGGCCCGATATAAAGAGCTCTCTGGCAGGATATTTGCCATATTTCACCGTTTTACGCCCCTTGTCGAACCCCTTTCCATTGATGAGGCATTTCTTGATATAACTGGCACTGAAAGACTTCTGGGCGAGCCTGTAGCTGTTGCAAAACGTATAAAGAAGACCGTGTTTGATGAAATATGCCTTACTGTCTCTGCGGGTGTGGCCCCATCAAAGTTTGTCGCAAAAATCGCCTCGGACATAAATAAACCAGATGGCCTCACTGTTGTTACTGCTGAAGGGTTGACCGCCTTTCTTGATCCACTTCCTGTATCAAGGATGTGGGGCGCAGGAAAGGTAACTCAGGATAAGCTTGAGAGGTATAACATAAAGACATTCAAAGATCTGAGGCTCTTTCCGGCTAAGACCCTTGAAAGGATTTTCGGTAAAAACGGCGTAAGGATGCAGTTAATGGCATCAGGCATTGATGACAGGGAGGTAGAGACAGGGCATGATACAAAATCAATCGGTCACGAAGAGACCTTTATTGATGATATAAACGATATTGAGACTGCTGAAAGATATCTGCTTGCACTCTCCATGAAGACAGCCGAAAGGATGAGGCATACGGGCCTTAAGGCAAAGGTAATTAACCTAAAGGTGAAATACAGTGATTTCACTCTTGTAACAAGGGCCCTTACCCTGGATGATTATACAGAGGACGGTATGATCCTGTATGTTACTGTACGTGAACTTCTTAAGAAAACAGAGGTCGGCACAAGGCCGGTAAGACTACTGGGTGTCTCCGTATCCGGATTAAAGTCCGGGGATACCGGAGGGCAGATGCTATTGTTTTCTCATGATGAAAAAAAGGAAAAGGCCACAAACCTCAACCGGGCAATTGACTCGGTAAATAAAAGGTTTGGGAAAAAGGGTATTATACCGGGGAGGCTCCTTTCAGACTGA
- the glgA gene encoding glycogen synthase GlgA: protein MESTLKILFVSSEAVPYAKSGGLADVAGSLPQALTEAGMDVRIIMPLYPSIRKVMLDKTPVIEKLAIPLGDTELPASIYMTRSTKRVPALFVHREDLFFRPGLYGNSAGDYYDNLERFTFFCHAVLRIANELDFRPDIIHCHDWQTGLIPALLRGPYNEQFFKGTSTLFTIHNMGYQGVFPGHKLNVTGLKGVDFYHQEGVEYWGNISLLKSGIVYADAVNTVSPTYAEEICMREFGLGMEGILNNRKDSLSGILNGVDYEIWNPEKDTHIHKNYSLKNLIGKNLCKKELIKEMGLDPSLFEKPIVGMVSRLDKQKGLDLLLEIMDKLMALDAGLVLLGSGDPRIETALAEAKKGHPGKIGIGTGFNDPLAHRIIAGSDIFLIPSRYEPCGLTQMYALKYGTVPVVRATGGLNDTVFSYEKGIGNGFKFKGTNPEELLSCIKQAIELYKNKTEWKRIIANGMKEDFSWKKSGNKYIELYRKLKEKKVRPA from the coding sequence ATGGAATCTACTCTTAAAATACTCTTTGTTTCATCCGAGGCAGTCCCCTATGCAAAAAGCGGAGGTCTTGCAGATGTTGCAGGCTCTCTGCCCCAGGCGCTTACGGAGGCAGGCATGGATGTAAGGATTATTATGCCCCTCTACCCTTCTATCAGAAAGGTAATGCTTGACAAAACACCTGTAATTGAAAAATTAGCCATTCCATTAGGGGATACAGAGCTTCCAGCCAGCATATATATGACCAGATCCACTAAACGGGTCCCCGCCCTTTTTGTACACAGGGAAGACCTTTTCTTTAGACCAGGTCTTTATGGCAACAGCGCGGGTGACTATTATGACAATCTTGAGCGTTTCACCTTTTTCTGCCACGCTGTATTAAGAATAGCAAATGAACTTGACTTCAGGCCTGACATAATTCACTGTCATGACTGGCAGACAGGCCTTATACCGGCCCTATTAAGGGGGCCATATAATGAGCAATTTTTTAAGGGGACATCCACGCTCTTCACCATACACAACATGGGTTACCAGGGGGTCTTTCCGGGCCATAAACTTAATGTGACAGGGCTTAAGGGAGTAGATTTTTACCATCAGGAAGGGGTTGAATACTGGGGGAACATAAGCCTTCTGAAATCAGGTATAGTTTATGCGGATGCTGTAAATACCGTAAGTCCCACATATGCTGAAGAGATATGCATGAGGGAGTTCGGCCTGGGTATGGAGGGGATTCTTAACAATAGAAAGGATTCACTTTCAGGGATACTAAACGGTGTGGATTACGAGATATGGAACCCTGAAAAGGATACCCATATCCATAAAAACTATTCCCTGAAAAATTTAATAGGTAAGAACCTCTGCAAAAAGGAGCTTATAAAAGAGATGGGTCTTGATCCATCTCTTTTTGAAAAACCCATTGTCGGCATGGTGTCGCGCCTTGATAAACAGAAGGGGCTGGACCTGCTCCTTGAGATAATGGATAAACTAATGGCCCTTGATGCAGGCCTGGTGCTGCTTGGATCAGGAGACCCGCGTATTGAAACTGCCCTTGCTGAAGCTAAAAAAGGTCATCCCGGGAAAATAGGTATAGGCACAGGGTTCAATGACCCGCTTGCACACCGGATAATAGCGGGGAGCGACATCTTTCTTATACCATCAAGGTACGAACCCTGCGGCCTTACACAGATGTATGCCCTTAAATATGGCACTGTACCGGTTGTGAGGGCAACCGGGGGGCTGAATGATACTGTGTTTTCCTATGAAAAAGGCATTGGAAACGGCTTCAAATTTAAAGGCACAAACCCGGAGGAACTCCTTTCATGTATCAAACAGGCAATAGAGCTCTATAAAAACAAGACCGAATGGAAAAGGATTATTGCAAACGGTATGAAGGAAGATTTTTCATGGAAAAAATCAGGGAATAAATATATTGAGCTTTATAGAAAACTCAAAGAAAAGAAGGTGAGACCTGCATAA
- a CDS encoding universal stress protein, with protein MFRNILVPTDLTEKSLKAIEIAAGMGKGKPCHITLLHVVETIEDDEGDEFREFYDKIAARAEKNMAKIARRYETDNIKIHTDIIYGRRVHEIVKYASVKGIDLIILSSHKLNEMESNDGWATISYRVGILAPCPVMMVK; from the coding sequence ATGTTCAGGAATATCCTTGTGCCAACTGACCTTACAGAAAAGAGCCTTAAGGCCATTGAAATTGCAGCAGGTATGGGTAAGGGGAAACCATGCCATATAACCCTTCTGCATGTGGTTGAGACAATTGAGGACGATGAGGGAGATGAATTCAGGGAGTTTTATGATAAAATTGCTGCCCGTGCTGAAAAAAATATGGCAAAGATTGCAAGAAGGTATGAAACCGATAATATAAAAATCCACACGGACATAATCTATGGCAGGCGTGTTCATGAAATAGTAAAATATGCATCCGTGAAAGGTATAGACCTGATCATCTTGAGTTCACATAAACTGAATGAGATGGAGAGCAATGACGGCTGGGCAACTATCAGTTACAGGGTCGGTATCCTTGCTCCCTGTCCTGTGATGATGGTGAAATAA
- a CDS encoding DUF2914 domain-containing protein translates to MFEIYTSLKKVMGFRFNKTGIVRLVITASFLAIIFSLPGFTEEGPAAEKFAPPVLKQAVLCEKIEKSKPVHEGVVFSAGIERLFCFTYFDPVYGVSEIFHKYYFNDKLEKKYPLSIKPPSYKTYSRIDLRESDKGPWRVEITDAEDNVLTIIRFSITD, encoded by the coding sequence ATGTTTGAAATATATACATCCTTAAAAAAGGTGATGGGGTTCAGATTTAATAAAACCGGGATAGTGAGGCTTGTCATAACCGCCTCATTTCTGGCAATAATATTCTCTTTGCCCGGTTTTACAGAAGAGGGGCCTGCTGCTGAAAAATTTGCACCACCTGTATTAAAGCAGGCAGTTCTCTGTGAAAAGATAGAAAAAAGTAAACCGGTTCACGAGGGGGTTGTATTTTCAGCAGGCATAGAAAGACTCTTCTGTTTCACCTATTTTGACCCTGTTTATGGCGTGTCAGAGATCTTTCACAAGTATTATTTTAATGATAAATTAGAAAAGAAATATCCGCTTTCTATAAAACCTCCGAGTTATAAAACATACAGCAGGATAGATTTGAGGGAAAGCGATAAAGGCCCGTGGCGAGTGGAGATTACCGATGCTGAAGATAATGTCCTCACTATCATCAGGTTCAGCATAACAGACTGA